The Streptomyces sp. ALI-76-A nucleotide sequence GGCCGTGCACCTCTGCATGGTCACCGCCAACAAGCCGGCCCGCGCCTTCTACGACCGTCTCGGCTTCCACGAGATCGCCGTGCCGGACGCCGATCCGTCGGTCACCTACCTGGGGCGCTCGACGCGGCCCCGGCCCGGTGACAGTAGCCATGTACTGTTTTCGACGTGAGCCACGCATCCGCACCCCTCGGACCCACCCCCGGCTACCTGGTCTGGCGGCTGTCCAACAAGTGGCGCACCGCCGTCGACCAGGCGCTGGCACCGCTGGACCTGACCCACGCCCAGTACGTACTGCTGGCCTCGCTGTCCGGGATGGAGCGCGGTGGCCGGCAGCCGAGCCAGCGGGAGCTCGCCGACCACACGGGGCTGGAGCCGCTGTACGTCTCCAAGCTGGCCCGTGCGCTGGAGTCGGCCGGGCTGGTCGGGCGCAGCCGGGACACCGAGGACACCCGGGTCGTCCGGCTGGCGCTCACCGAGCGGGGGCGGGCGGCCGTGCGGCCCGCGATCGACGCCGTACAGGTGCTGCT carries:
- a CDS encoding MarR family transcriptional regulator, producing the protein MSHASAPLGPTPGYLVWRLSNKWRTAVDQALAPLDLTHAQYVLLASLSGMERGGRQPSQRELADHTGLEPLYVSKLARALESAGLVGRSRDTEDTRVVRLALTERGRAAVRPAIDAVQVLLDQLLTPLGGLDSARTEEFGRTLVALLDTPLGGTAEGR